A single window of Triplophysa dalaica isolate WHDGS20190420 chromosome 14, ASM1584641v1, whole genome shotgun sequence DNA harbors:
- the c1qtnf13 gene encoding complement C1q tumor necrosis factor-related protein 4 isoform X2: protein MKNLQIHRPAGVIVWRPCRTESVLALLIYLGCVTPLHIGPMITSPRSAFSATRSSSALGGIQQTVTFDRLLVNIGDDFNPDTGRFRCRFPGAYYFSFTVGKFPEKMLSVMLVKNGLEVQAMAFDGFRNQGRKVHSQSVMISLKPMDTVYLLLQESPNYAIYSNVGQYITFSGYLVYPESTSSLGYLSNHLSPPGLHLPGCPPPGDPQYTWGGRGAHEEPRSAFSVARTSSALGKSKGRREREALTFDVEYVNIGGHFNKTSGRFTCHFPGAYYFAFTVGKHPRRAVSVKLMTGRGEVKAMVFDEDTSRRREMQSQSLLLALRRGETVWLYSQQEEGYAVYSNQGRFTTFSGFLVYPDSESLDRNFS from the exons atgaaaaatctcCAGATACATAGACCAG CGGGTGTGATTGTATGGAGACCATGCAGAACTGAGTCTGTCCTGGCTCTTCTAATTTATCTGGGCTGTGTCACTCCGCTTCACATTGGTCCGATGATAACAAGCCCACGCTCTGCCTTCTCTGCCACACGTAGCAGCAGTGCACTGGGTGGCATTCAGCAAACCGTGACCTTTGACCGCCTCCTTGTCAACATTGGTGATGACTTCAACCCAGATACAGGTCGATTCCGTTGCCGCTTTCCGGGCGCATACTACTTCTCATTTACGGTTGGAAAGTTTCCAGAAAAAATGCTGTCGGTCATGTTGGTGAAGAACGGTTTGGAGGTGCAGGCCATGGCGTTCGACGGATTCCGGAACCAGGGCCGAAAAGTGCACAGTCAAAGTGTCATGATCAGTCTGAAGCCCATGGACACGGTTTACCTGCTGCTTCAGGAGAGCCCCAACTACGCCATCTACAGCAACGTCGGACAGTACATCACGTTTAGCGGTTATCTGGTCTACCCAGAATCCACCTCCTCTCTTGGGTACCTCAGTAACCACCTGTCTCCTCCAGGGCTCCATCTTCCAGGTTGTCCTCCCCCTGGAGACCCTCAATATACCTGGGGAGGAAGAGGAGCCCATGAGGAACCACGCTCTGCATTTTCTGTCGCGAGGACATCGTCTGCACTGGGGAAAAGCAAAGGACGTCGGGAGAGAGAAGCTCTTACATTTGACGTGGAGTACGTGAACATAGGTGGccattttaacaaaacatcaGGACGTTTCACCTGCCACTTTCCAGGTGCGTATTACTTCGCATTTACTGTGGGGAAGCACCCTCGCCGGGCAGTGTCGGTGAAACTGATGACAGGAAGAGGAGAAGTGAAGGCCATGGTGTTCGATGAGGACACGTCTCGGAGGAGAGAGATGCAAAGTCAGAGTCTACTGTTGGCGCTGAGGAGAGGAGAAACCGTCTGGCTGTACAGTCAACAGGAGGAGGGCTATGCCGTTTACAGCAACCAGGGACGCTTCACAACCTTCTCTGGTTTTCTAGTCTACCCTGATAGTGAATCATTAGACCGAAATTTCTCTTGA
- the c1qtnf13 gene encoding complement C1q tumor necrosis factor-related protein 4 isoform X1, producing the protein MILTAETQCTHAFRRLASVRPDLQTHAETIRYAGVIVWRPCRTESVLALLIYLGCVTPLHIGPMITSPRSAFSATRSSSALGGIQQTVTFDRLLVNIGDDFNPDTGRFRCRFPGAYYFSFTVGKFPEKMLSVMLVKNGLEVQAMAFDGFRNQGRKVHSQSVMISLKPMDTVYLLLQESPNYAIYSNVGQYITFSGYLVYPESTSSLGYLSNHLSPPGLHLPGCPPPGDPQYTWGGRGAHEEPRSAFSVARTSSALGKSKGRREREALTFDVEYVNIGGHFNKTSGRFTCHFPGAYYFAFTVGKHPRRAVSVKLMTGRGEVKAMVFDEDTSRRREMQSQSLLLALRRGETVWLYSQQEEGYAVYSNQGRFTTFSGFLVYPDSESLDRNFS; encoded by the exons ATGATAT TGACGGCGGAGACGCAGTGCACGCACGCCTTCCGGCGCCTTGCGTCAGTGCGGCCTGACCTCCAGACGCACGCGGAAACGATACGATATG CGGGTGTGATTGTATGGAGACCATGCAGAACTGAGTCTGTCCTGGCTCTTCTAATTTATCTGGGCTGTGTCACTCCGCTTCACATTGGTCCGATGATAACAAGCCCACGCTCTGCCTTCTCTGCCACACGTAGCAGCAGTGCACTGGGTGGCATTCAGCAAACCGTGACCTTTGACCGCCTCCTTGTCAACATTGGTGATGACTTCAACCCAGATACAGGTCGATTCCGTTGCCGCTTTCCGGGCGCATACTACTTCTCATTTACGGTTGGAAAGTTTCCAGAAAAAATGCTGTCGGTCATGTTGGTGAAGAACGGTTTGGAGGTGCAGGCCATGGCGTTCGACGGATTCCGGAACCAGGGCCGAAAAGTGCACAGTCAAAGTGTCATGATCAGTCTGAAGCCCATGGACACGGTTTACCTGCTGCTTCAGGAGAGCCCCAACTACGCCATCTACAGCAACGTCGGACAGTACATCACGTTTAGCGGTTATCTGGTCTACCCAGAATCCACCTCCTCTCTTGGGTACCTCAGTAACCACCTGTCTCCTCCAGGGCTCCATCTTCCAGGTTGTCCTCCCCCTGGAGACCCTCAATATACCTGGGGAGGAAGAGGAGCCCATGAGGAACCACGCTCTGCATTTTCTGTCGCGAGGACATCGTCTGCACTGGGGAAAAGCAAAGGACGTCGGGAGAGAGAAGCTCTTACATTTGACGTGGAGTACGTGAACATAGGTGGccattttaacaaaacatcaGGACGTTTCACCTGCCACTTTCCAGGTGCGTATTACTTCGCATTTACTGTGGGGAAGCACCCTCGCCGGGCAGTGTCGGTGAAACTGATGACAGGAAGAGGAGAAGTGAAGGCCATGGTGTTCGATGAGGACACGTCTCGGAGGAGAGAGATGCAAAGTCAGAGTCTACTGTTGGCGCTGAGGAGAGGAGAAACCGTCTGGCTGTACAGTCAACAGGAGGAGGGCTATGCCGTTTACAGCAACCAGGGACGCTTCACAACCTTCTCTGGTTTTCTAGTCTACCCTGATAGTGAATCATTAGACCGAAATTTCTCTTGA
- the ube2na gene encoding ubiquitin-conjugating enzyme E2Na: MSETQRLLAEPVPGIKAEPDEGNARYFHVVIAGPQDSPFEGGTFKLELFLPEEYPMAAPKVRFMTKIYHPNVDKLGRICLDILKDKWSPALQIRTVLLSIQALLSAPNPDDPLANDVAEQWKTNEAQAIETARTWTRLYAGNNIEV, from the exons ATGTCT GAAACACAGCGTTTGTTGGCAGAACCAGTGCCCGGTATAAAAGCAGAGCCGGATGAAGGGAACGCTCGCTACTTCCACGTGGTCATCGCCGGACCTCAAGACTCCCCGTTTGAGGGTGGAACATTTAAACTTGAACTATTTCTTCCTGAAGAATATCCCATGGCAGCTCCGAAAGTACGATTCATGACCAAAATATATCACCCCAATGTAGACAAGCTGGGAAGAATATGTCTAGATATTTTGAAAG ATAAGTGGTCTCCAGCCTTGCAGATTCGCACAGTGCTGCTATCAATCCAGGCATTACTAAGTGCTCCCAACCCTGATGATCCTCTAGCAAATGATGTCGCAGAGCAGTGGAAGACTAATGAAGCTCAAGCCATAGAGACAG CCCGGACATGGACCAGGCTTTACGCCGGAAACAATATCGAAGTCTAG
- the c1qtnf13 gene encoding complement C1q tumor necrosis factor-related protein 4 isoform X3, giving the protein MITSPRSAFSATRSSSALGGIQQTVTFDRLLVNIGDDFNPDTGRFRCRFPGAYYFSFTVGKFPEKMLSVMLVKNGLEVQAMAFDGFRNQGRKVHSQSVMISLKPMDTVYLLLQESPNYAIYSNVGQYITFSGYLVYPESTSSLGYLSNHLSPPGLHLPGCPPPGDPQYTWGGRGAHEEPRSAFSVARTSSALGKSKGRREREALTFDVEYVNIGGHFNKTSGRFTCHFPGAYYFAFTVGKHPRRAVSVKLMTGRGEVKAMVFDEDTSRRREMQSQSLLLALRRGETVWLYSQQEEGYAVYSNQGRFTTFSGFLVYPDSESLDRNFS; this is encoded by the coding sequence ATGATAACAAGCCCACGCTCTGCCTTCTCTGCCACACGTAGCAGCAGTGCACTGGGTGGCATTCAGCAAACCGTGACCTTTGACCGCCTCCTTGTCAACATTGGTGATGACTTCAACCCAGATACAGGTCGATTCCGTTGCCGCTTTCCGGGCGCATACTACTTCTCATTTACGGTTGGAAAGTTTCCAGAAAAAATGCTGTCGGTCATGTTGGTGAAGAACGGTTTGGAGGTGCAGGCCATGGCGTTCGACGGATTCCGGAACCAGGGCCGAAAAGTGCACAGTCAAAGTGTCATGATCAGTCTGAAGCCCATGGACACGGTTTACCTGCTGCTTCAGGAGAGCCCCAACTACGCCATCTACAGCAACGTCGGACAGTACATCACGTTTAGCGGTTATCTGGTCTACCCAGAATCCACCTCCTCTCTTGGGTACCTCAGTAACCACCTGTCTCCTCCAGGGCTCCATCTTCCAGGTTGTCCTCCCCCTGGAGACCCTCAATATACCTGGGGAGGAAGAGGAGCCCATGAGGAACCACGCTCTGCATTTTCTGTCGCGAGGACATCGTCTGCACTGGGGAAAAGCAAAGGACGTCGGGAGAGAGAAGCTCTTACATTTGACGTGGAGTACGTGAACATAGGTGGccattttaacaaaacatcaGGACGTTTCACCTGCCACTTTCCAGGTGCGTATTACTTCGCATTTACTGTGGGGAAGCACCCTCGCCGGGCAGTGTCGGTGAAACTGATGACAGGAAGAGGAGAAGTGAAGGCCATGGTGTTCGATGAGGACACGTCTCGGAGGAGAGAGATGCAAAGTCAGAGTCTACTGTTGGCGCTGAGGAGAGGAGAAACCGTCTGGCTGTACAGTCAACAGGAGGAGGGCTATGCCGTTTACAGCAACCAGGGACGCTTCACAACCTTCTCTGGTTTTCTAGTCTACCCTGATAGTGAATCATTAGACCGAAATTTCTCTTGA